One genomic segment of Desulfocapsa sulfexigens DSM 10523 includes these proteins:
- a CDS encoding acyl carrier protein, protein MTRDELQGKIVAILVDEFEFEDPGLTDNLRDDHGFDSIDAIELLAKIEDMLGYQISRKEKEQAMSIRTISDILDYIETIQTAHSS, encoded by the coding sequence ATGACAAGAGATGAACTGCAGGGAAAAATCGTAGCAATTTTAGTAGACGAATTTGAATTTGAGGATCCGGGATTAACCGATAACCTTAGAGATGATCACGGCTTTGATAGTATTGATGCCATTGAATTGCTTGCGAAAATCGAAGACATGCTCGGTTATCAAATATCACGAAAAGAAAAGGAACAGGCGATGAGTATCCGTACCATCAGTGATATCCTCGATTACATCGAGACCATCCAGACTGCCCACAGTAGCTGA